The Prevotella fusca JCM 17724 genome includes a window with the following:
- a CDS encoding MerR family transcriptional regulator, with protein sequence MQGNFIMLQKDDLKQVVSELVEELIGKKHQSDLTPEESDEYYTRDQVCERLHITYTILWRMQKERTIIVHKLGGRNLYSKKEITSLVKSKVQDSDSSVSHK encoded by the coding sequence ATGCAAGGAAATTTTATAATGTTACAGAAGGATGACCTCAAGCAGGTTGTTTCCGAATTGGTAGAAGAGTTGATCGGAAAGAAGCATCAATCCGATTTGACACCAGAAGAGAGTGACGAATACTATACGCGTGACCAAGTTTGTGAACGCCTCCACATCACCTACACCATTTTGTGGCGTATGCAGAAAGAGCGTACAATCATCGTTCACAAGTTAGGTGGACGTAATCTTTACTCAAAAAAGGAGATTACTTCGCTTGTGAAATCGAAAGTGCAGGATTCGGATAGTAGTGTATCACATAAATGA